From the genome of Arthrobacter alpinus, one region includes:
- a CDS encoding isochorismatase family protein: protein MDTTLAGVLALACVGYVVVAGAQTDACIRSTIHGAFTRGYDVTLVSDAHSTSDLSGMGAPVPDQVIVHTNLYCPLLPVSAGPGPRAVPPASWAQMR from the coding sequence ATGGACACCACGTTAGCGGGGGTTCTGGCCTTGGCCTGTGTTGGGTATGTGGTGGTGGCCGGGGCCCAAACGGATGCTTGCATCCGGTCGACCATTCATGGCGCATTCACCCGCGGGTATGACGTGACACTTGTCAGCGATGCACATTCGACGTCGGATCTGAGCGGGATGGGTGCTCCGGTGCCTGACCAGGTCATTGTGCACACGAACCTGTACTGCCCTCTACTGCCAGTATCAGCGGGCCCCGGGCCCCGGGCCGTACCGCCAGCGTCCTGGGCACAGATGCGGTAG